A window of Lentibacillus sp. Marseille-P4043 contains these coding sequences:
- a CDS encoding aspartate/glutamate racemase family protein: MKIIGLIGGMSWESSEKYYRIINEEVKYRLGGLHSAACILYSVDFAEIERYQSTGDWESAGKIVGDAAEALERAGASIIVIGTNTMHKVVGHVENRVDLPVIHIADAVAKQIKKSKISTVGFLGTKYTMEQDFYRSRLKSNGTRVIVPKSIDREAINKVIFDELCLGKTLQTSRNYFKKVIKSLIDDGAEGIILGCTEIGLLVKPGDSEVPVFDTTIIHAIEAVSLALER, translated from the coding sequence GTGAAAATCATCGGCTTAATAGGCGGAATGAGCTGGGAATCATCGGAAAAATATTATCGAATCATTAATGAAGAAGTAAAATATAGATTAGGCGGTTTGCATTCCGCAGCGTGCATTTTATATAGTGTCGACTTTGCGGAAATTGAACGATATCAATCAACGGGTGATTGGGAAAGTGCTGGAAAAATAGTGGGCGATGCTGCCGAGGCATTGGAAAGAGCTGGAGCAAGCATTATCGTAATAGGTACAAATACGATGCACAAAGTTGTTGGGCATGTAGAAAATAGGGTTGATTTACCCGTTATTCATATTGCTGATGCAGTAGCAAAACAAATTAAAAAGTCAAAAATTAGTACGGTAGGTTTCCTTGGAACTAAATATACGATGGAACAGGACTTTTATAGATCACGGTTGAAGTCCAATGGTACAAGGGTTATCGTACCCAAAAGCATTGATCGTGAAGCTATAAACAAAGTGATTTTTGATGAACTATGTTTAGGGAAAACTTTGCAAACATCAAGGAATTATTTTAAAAAGGTAATCAAAAGCTTAATAGATGACGGAGCTGAAGGTATCATTTTAGGTTGTACGGAGATTGGATTATTGGTAAAACCGGGGGATTCAGAGGTTCCGGTATTTGATACAACTATAATCCATGCGATTGAAGCGGTTAGTTTGGCGTTAGAAAGATAA